From a single Vitis vinifera cultivar Pinot Noir 40024 chromosome 18, ASM3070453v1 genomic region:
- the LOC104882694 gene encoding putative invertase inhibitor, translated as MAMAHPIPVSFFLVTTLLFFLNHSLSPAHAASELVEGVCHESQSYSFCIQALESDPKTPATKDYMDLAVIALKLGISNSTATRSYISRLYKNPKTDPRKKPALKGCLSGYDEAVESFKSALGELKEDPLTANYDAKVASDGAVLCSDFLASAGIKDSSISDGNRFTSSFSNIAFVITNHLG; from the coding sequence ATGGCAATGGCACACCCAATCCCTGTCTCCTTCTTCCTTGTGACCACCCTTCTGTTTTTCTTGAACCATTCTCTTTCTCCAGCCCATGCAGCATCAGAACTAGTGGAAGGAGTCTGCCATGAGTCCCAAAGCTATTCATTCTGCATTCAGGCTCTGGAGTCGGATCCCAAAACTCCTGCAACGAAGGACTACATGGATCTGGCCGTGATTGCCCtcaaattggggatttcaaatTCAACTGCCACTCGCTCTTACATTAGTCGCTTGTATAAGAACCCAAAGACGGATCCCAGAAAGAAGCCTGCTCTCAAGGGCTGCTTATCTGGTTATGATGAAGCGGTGGAATCCTTCAAAAGTGCTTTGGGGGAACTGAAGGAGGATCCTTTGACTGCAAACTATGATGCCAAGGTTGCTAGTGATGGTGCAGTGCTTTGTTCGGATTTCTTGGCTTCTGCTGGGATTAAGGATTCATCAATTTCTGATGGGAATCGTTTCACTTCATCTTTCAGTAATATTGCATTTGTGATTACAAACCAtctgggctaa